A segment of the Streptomyces sp. ITFR-21 genome:
TGCTCAGGCCCGGCACGCTCACCGCGGTGCGGTCGGGTTTCGGCGGACTGCTCTTCGCCTGGGTGCCGTTCGGCGGCGCGCTGCTGCTGGCCGCCGTGGTGGTGGCCGGCGGTCTGCGGATGCGCCGCACCGCCTGGACCCTCGCGACGGCCGGCGCGGCCCTGCTGGGCGGGGCGTTCCTGACCCTGTGAGGGGCAGCGTACGGCGCCGGGCGGGATATCGGCGCCGGGCGGGACCGGTGGCGGACGGGACCGGTGGCGGACGCGTCGCCGGCCGCCCCGGTCCTCCCGTGCTACGGCCGTACGACCCCACGAGCACGCGCTTACGCGCACCGGGCCCGTACGTACGGCCCTGCCCGCACCCGCACCCGCACCCGCACCCGCACGGTCAGTCCGCCGCCCCGGCGGGCGCCGCCGCGGTCCTGGCGACCGCGAAGATCCGGCGGAACGGGAAGACCGTGCCGTGCGGGCCCGCCGGGTAGGCCGCGCGCAGCAGGTCCCGGTACTGCCGGACGAACTCCCCCGCCGCCCGCGGGTCGCCCGCCAGCGCGGTCAGTACCGGCCGCAGCGCGGTGCCCTTGGTCCACTCCAGCACCGGGTCCTCCCCCCGGAGCAGCTGGACGTAGGTGGTCTCCCAGACGTCGACGGCCGCGCAGCCCTGCCCGGCGAGCAGTTCCGCGTACTCGGCGGGGCGCAGGACGTGCAGATGGCGGCCGGCCTGCCCGCCCAGCCGGTCCCGCCACGCGGGGCTCTCGCACAGCTCGGCGAGCAGCGCGTGGCTGGGGGCGGTGAGGTTCCCCGGCACCTGGAAGGCGAGGGTGCCGCCGGGGGTGAGGTGTGCCAGCCAGTCGGGGAAGCGGTCGGCGTGGCCGGGAACCCATTGGAGGGCGGCGTTGGAGACAATCAGGTCGTGGCGCTCCCGCGGTGTCCAGCGGGCGGCGTCGGCGTACCGGAACTCCAGTACGCCGCCGCCCGGCGTGCGTCCGGCGTGGGGCGCCGCCGCGGCCAGCATCTCGCGCGAGGTGTCGTAGCCGGTGATCCGGGCACCGGGCCAGCGGTCGGCGAGCCGGAGGGTGACGTTGCCGGGGCCGCAGCCGATGTCGGCGATCCTGGGCGCGGCGCCGCCGGGGAGCGGTCCGACCCGGGCCAGCAGGTCGTGGAAGGGCCGGGTGCGGTGGGTGGCGTGCCGCAGGTACTGCCCGGGGTCCCATGCGGGGGCTTGTGGCATCGTCGGTCCTCCCTGGAATGGCACGGGGACGGAGCGCGGCACGCGGCCCGCACCCGCGCAGACTCCCCCCAGGGTATATCTTGACGTCAAGAGACTTCATGTCGACAGACCTACTACACTGATCGCCATGGAGGACGAGGTCGACCGGCTGGTCGCTGCATGGCGCCGAGAGCGTCCCGACCTCGACGTGGAACCGCTGGAGGTGCTCAGCCGGGTCAGCAGGCTCGCCCGGCACCTCGACCGGGCCCGGCGGCTGGCGTTCGCCGAGCACCGGCTGGAGCCGTGGGAGTTCGACGTGCTCACCGCGCTGCGGCGCACCGGCCCCCCGTACCAGCTCTCCCCCGGGCAGCTGCTCACCCAGACGCTGGTCACCTCGGGCACCATGACCAACCGCATCGACCGGCTGGCCAAGCGCGGACTGGTCGGGCGGCTGCCCGACCCCACCGACCGGCGCGGCGTCCTGGTCCGGCTCACCCCGGAAGGCCGGGGCCGCGCCGATCAGGCGCTGGCCGGGCTGCTCGCGCAGGAGCGGGCCATCCTGGGCGAGCTGAGCGAGCGGCAGCGGGCCGAACTGGCCTCGCTGCTACGACAGCTGACCGCGCCGTTCGACAACGTCCCCGGCTGACGGGACCAGCTCCACCGGCCCCACCCCGGCCCGGCGGGCGAGGGCGACGGCGGCCAGCGTGGAGTGCACCCCCAGCTTGCCCAGCACGTTCTGCATATGGGTGCGGACGGTGTGCGGCGACAGGAACAGCCGCTCGGCGACCGCCTTGCGGCCCAGGCCCGCGACCATGCAGCGCAGCACCTCCTGCTCGCGCGGGGTCAGCGACTCCACCAGCTGCTCGCTCTCGGTGCGGTGCCGGCGGGCCGCGGTCAGCTCCCGCAGCACCCCGGTCAGCAGCGCCGGCGGCAGATGCGTCTCGTC
Coding sequences within it:
- a CDS encoding trans-aconitate 2-methyltransferase translates to MPQAPAWDPGQYLRHATHRTRPFHDLLARVGPLPGGAAPRIADIGCGPGNVTLRLADRWPGARITGYDTSREMLAAAAPHAGRTPGGGVLEFRYADAARWTPRERHDLIVSNAALQWVPGHADRFPDWLAHLTPGGTLAFQVPGNLTAPSHALLAELCESPAWRDRLGGQAGRHLHVLRPAEYAELLAGQGCAAVDVWETTYVQLLRGEDPVLEWTKGTALRPVLTALAGDPRAAGEFVRQYRDLLRAAYPAGPHGTVFPFRRIFAVARTAAAPAGAAD
- a CDS encoding MarR family winged helix-turn-helix transcriptional regulator — encoded protein: MEDEVDRLVAAWRRERPDLDVEPLEVLSRVSRLARHLDRARRLAFAEHRLEPWEFDVLTALRRTGPPYQLSPGQLLTQTLVTSGTMTNRIDRLAKRGLVGRLPDPTDRRGVLVRLTPEGRGRADQALAGLLAQERAILGELSERQRAELASLLRQLTAPFDNVPG